From uncultured Bacteroides sp., a single genomic window includes:
- a CDS encoding GNAT family N-acetyltransferase has translation MKIEHDKENGIFQMMVDGVTAYVSYRLVDGGLDIRHTIVPEELGGRGIASALVKAAYDYALENGYKPVATCSYAVVWLKRHPEYHGKTGNDFGGEGTCAV, from the coding sequence ATGAAGATAGAACATGATAAAGAAAATGGAATTTTCCAGATGATGGTTGATGGAGTAACTGCCTATGTATCTTATCGGCTGGTAGATGGAGGATTAGATATTCGTCATACGATTGTTCCTGAAGAATTAGGAGGCAGAGGTATAGCATCAGCTTTGGTTAAAGCTGCCTATGACTATGCTTTGGAAAACGGATATAAACCGGTGGCTACTTGCTCGTATGCAGTGGTTTGGCTAAAAAGGCATCCGGAGTATCATGGTAAAACGGGGAATGATTTTGGTGGTGAAGGTACTTGTGCGGTGTAG
- a CDS encoding glycosyltransferase, producing the protein MKNNITPQAEILFITSYPPRECGIATYSQDLITTLNKKFSNSLSIKVCALETGKVSYNYPEEVKYTLDTSQIASYTDLAQNINNDSQIQLVLIQHEFGFYKYQEQAFLQLLNDLTKPVALVFHTVLPNPDAQLELKVKNIAAACQSIVVMTKTSAKILMSDYGILRKKITVIAHGTHLVLHLNEDFLKEKYGLASRKVLTTFGLLSSGKSIETTLNALPAIIKQSPEVVFLIIGKTHPEVVKNEGEIYRENLIQIVNDLNIKGHVIFINKYLSLPELLEYLQLTDIYLFTTNDPNQAVSGTFVYAMSCGCPIISTPIPHAKEVLTKDTGIIFDFRNSEQLAAGVNLLLNNNTLRKSFRTNTLQKIVYTAWENSAVAHAMLFKSISDNKIQIKYNLPEINMGHLKSMTTDVGMIQFSKINQPDLSSGYTLDDNARALVATCMYFELNGEKESINLIYKYLAFIKSCQQPSGNFLNYVDLEKNFTDQNKEVNLDDSNGRALWSLGYIVSLKDILPEAMITDAISIFEKALPSMKAVKSPRSMAFAMKGLFYFHKAEKDTDHLDLVKTYAKRLLLLYKKESSESWEWYESYLTYANSILPEAMLFAFLMTGESIYKDIALTSFKFLLSHIFNKNGIEVISNRSWLLKGQKAARFGEQPIDVAYTIMTLSTFYKEFKDEEYRKKMEIAFNWFLGNNRLHQIVYNPCTGGCYDGLEETHVNLNQGAESTVSYLMARLTIEKYRKISNAL; encoded by the coding sequence ATGAAAAATAATATCACCCCTCAAGCCGAAATTTTATTTATAACGTCTTATCCACCTCGCGAATGCGGTATAGCAACCTATTCACAAGATTTAATTACCACTTTAAATAAGAAATTCAGCAATTCATTATCTATTAAAGTTTGCGCACTAGAAACAGGCAAAGTCAGTTACAACTATCCTGAAGAAGTAAAATACACTCTTGATACTTCGCAGATTGCTTCATATACAGATCTGGCTCAGAATATTAATAATGATAGCCAGATTCAACTCGTACTGATTCAGCATGAGTTTGGCTTCTATAAATATCAGGAGCAAGCATTTCTGCAGTTATTGAATGATCTTACTAAACCGGTTGCGTTAGTCTTTCACACTGTGCTTCCCAATCCGGATGCACAATTGGAACTAAAAGTCAAAAATATTGCAGCTGCCTGTCAGTCTATTGTTGTTATGACTAAAACTTCGGCCAAGATACTGATGAGTGATTATGGCATTCTGAGAAAGAAAATAACGGTGATAGCTCACGGAACGCACTTAGTGCTTCATCTGAACGAAGATTTTTTAAAAGAAAAATACGGTTTAGCCAGTCGTAAAGTACTTACAACCTTCGGACTACTTAGTTCCGGAAAGAGTATTGAAACTACATTGAATGCTTTGCCGGCAATAATAAAACAATCTCCCGAGGTAGTGTTTCTGATTATTGGTAAAACACACCCCGAGGTTGTAAAGAACGAGGGCGAAATATACAGAGAAAATCTTATTCAGATAGTGAATGATCTCAATATTAAAGGCCACGTGATATTTATTAATAAATACCTGTCATTGCCTGAATTGCTTGAATATTTACAGCTTACTGATATTTATCTGTTCACCACGAACGATCCCAATCAGGCAGTAAGTGGCACGTTTGTGTATGCCATGAGCTGCGGTTGTCCTATCATCTCCACACCAATTCCACATGCAAAAGAAGTTTTGACTAAAGATACAGGGATTATTTTTGATTTTCGGAATTCGGAACAATTAGCAGCAGGTGTAAACCTTTTACTTAACAATAATACGTTGCGAAAAAGCTTTAGAACAAACACTCTACAAAAGATTGTATATACTGCCTGGGAAAACTCAGCTGTAGCACATGCCATGTTATTCAAATCTATATCTGATAATAAGATTCAGATTAAATACAATTTACCGGAAATTAATATGGGTCATCTGAAGTCGATGACAACTGATGTTGGGATGATTCAGTTTTCAAAAATCAATCAACCCGATCTCTCCTCGGGTTATACACTCGACGACAATGCCCGCGCACTGGTGGCAACTTGCATGTACTTTGAATTGAACGGTGAAAAAGAAAGTATTAATCTTATTTATAAATATCTCGCTTTCATAAAATCCTGCCAGCAACCATCCGGTAACTTTTTAAATTATGTTGATCTGGAGAAGAACTTTACGGATCAGAATAAGGAAGTCAATCTAGATGATTCTAATGGAAGAGCCCTCTGGTCATTAGGCTATATAGTCTCTTTGAAAGATATTCTGCCCGAAGCAATGATTACTGATGCCATCTCTATCTTTGAGAAAGCATTGCCAAGTATGAAAGCTGTAAAATCGCCACGCTCAATGGCCTTTGCCATGAAAGGACTTTTCTATTTTCACAAGGCAGAAAAAGACACTGATCATCTGGATCTGGTAAAAACGTATGCTAAGCGCTTGCTTCTGTTGTATAAAAAGGAATCATCCGAATCATGGGAATGGTATGAAAGCTACCTGACTTATGCCAACAGCATTTTGCCAGAAGCCATGCTATTTGCCTTTTTGATGACAGGTGAAAGCATTTACAAAGATATAGCCCTAACATCATTCAAATTTCTGCTATCGCATATTTTTAATAAGAATGGAATTGAAGTTATTTCCAATAGGAGTTGGTTGTTGAAAGGTCAGAAAGCAGCACGGTTTGGCGAACAGCCCATCGATGTTGCTTACACCATTATGACGCTAAGTACATTCTATAAGGAGTTTAAGGATGAAGAGTATCGAAAAAAAATGGAAATAGCATTCAACTGGTTCTTAGGAAATAACCGACTACATCAAATTGTTTACAATCCATGTACAGGTGGCTGTTATGATGGACTGGAAGAGACCCATGTGAATCTCAATCAAGGGGCCGAATCGACTGTAAGTTACCTAATGGCAAGATTAACTATAGAAAAGTATAGAAAGATAAGCAATGCTTTATAG
- a CDS encoding RagB/SusD family nutrient uptake outer membrane protein — protein MKRQYIYVFSCVVLIMLSAACNKFLEETPRDKLPEKEAYKTLSDVYLNAVASLYTYVGGYNDSQGLQGTGRGVYDLNTFTTDEAIMPTRGGDWYDGGFWQGLFLHKWGTDNDAIQATWEYLYKVVNLCNKSLEEIDRFAETHSDAELPVYRAEVRAMRAMYYYYLMDLFGRVPLILSSSTPMKEVVQKERKEIFDFVVKELQATAPLLTAARSNQSGDYYGRLTRPVICFLLAKLTLNAEIYTDNNWTDNIRPDGKSIYFEVDGKQLNAWQATAAYCDMITALGYQLEPQYESNFAVFNESSNENIFTIPMNKTMYTNQMQYLFRSRHYNHAKAYGLGGENGSSATIEALNTFGYCTKTIDPRFDKCYFAGIVYDLKGNVVKLDNGTVLEYFPLKVLLDVSNTPYEKTAGARMKKYEVDATGTKDGKLMENDIVLFRYADVLLMKSEAKVRNGDDGDAELNEVRNRVSAPARKATLENLLAERQLELAWEGWRRQDLIRFGQFTRAYSSRPQLPNEENGYTTVFPIPEKVKGMNPQLIQNVGY, from the coding sequence ATGAAACGCCAGTATATTTATGTTTTCTCATGTGTTGTTTTGATAATGTTATCTGCTGCGTGCAACAAATTTCTGGAAGAAACCCCGCGTGATAAACTGCCTGAAAAGGAAGCTTACAAAACGCTTTCAGATGTCTACCTCAACGCTGTTGCTTCATTGTACACGTATGTTGGTGGATATAACGACAGCCAGGGATTACAAGGTACAGGACGCGGTGTTTATGACCTGAATACATTCACTACAGACGAGGCTATTATGCCCACTCGTGGCGGTGACTGGTATGACGGCGGCTTCTGGCAAGGGCTGTTTCTGCATAAATGGGGAACGGACAATGACGCTATTCAGGCTACATGGGAATATCTCTATAAAGTGGTGAATCTTTGCAACAAATCTTTAGAGGAGATTGACCGTTTTGCAGAGACACATTCAGATGCCGAACTGCCAGTTTACCGGGCGGAAGTACGCGCCATGCGCGCTATGTACTATTATTATCTTATGGATTTGTTTGGAAGAGTTCCGTTGATACTATCTTCCTCAACACCAATGAAAGAAGTGGTCCAGAAAGAGCGGAAAGAAATATTCGACTTTGTAGTGAAAGAATTGCAGGCAACCGCCCCTCTATTGACTGCAGCACGTAGTAACCAGTCCGGAGATTACTACGGACGTCTCACTCGTCCGGTTATCTGTTTTTTGCTGGCAAAACTGACTTTAAATGCAGAGATCTACACCGATAATAACTGGACGGATAACATACGTCCAGACGGAAAATCAATTTACTTCGAAGTGGATGGTAAACAGTTGAATGCTTGGCAAGCAACAGCCGCTTATTGTGATATGATCACGGCATTAGGATACCAGTTAGAGCCACAATACGAAAGCAACTTTGCAGTATTCAATGAATCATCTAATGAGAATATATTTACCATTCCAATGAATAAAACAATGTACACTAACCAGATGCAATATCTTTTCCGTTCCCGTCATTACAACCATGCCAAAGCCTACGGACTTGGAGGCGAAAACGGCTCGAGTGCTACTATAGAGGCACTCAATACGTTCGGTTATTGTACAAAGACAATAGACCCTCGTTTTGATAAATGCTATTTTGCCGGAATCGTGTATGATCTGAAAGGAAACGTGGTGAAACTGGATAACGGAACAGTCCTGGAATACTTCCCCTTGAAAGTGCTTCTGGATGTTTCAAATACTCCTTATGAGAAAACAGCGGGTGCACGTATGAAGAAGTATGAAGTAGACGCAACGGGAACAAAAGATGGTAAGTTAATGGAGAATGACATTGTTTTGTTCCGCTATGCAGATGTACTGTTGATGAAAAGCGAAGCCAAAGTCCGCAATGGTGATGACGGAGATGCAGAGTTGAATGAGGTTCGTAATCGCGTTAGTGCACCTGCCCGGAAAGCAACTTTAGAGAATCTACTAGCCGAAAGACAACTGGAATTAGCTTGGGAGGGCTGGAGGCGACAGGACTTAATACGCTTCGGCCAGTTTACAAGAGCATATAGCAGCCGTCCACAACTTCCTAACGAAGAGAACGGATACACAACTGTTTTTCCTATTCCAGAAAAAGTAAAGGGAATGAATCCGCAACTAATACAGAATGTTGGGTATTAA
- a CDS encoding pesticidal protein Cry7Aa, with protein MIEVKKEGVILSKSDLEFENEGILNPAIIRVGDSVHVFYRAVQLWNQSTIGYCRLDGPFNVAERGDKPLIVPEFSYESQGVEDPRIVKIDDTYYMSYTGYDGTNARGALATSKDLVHFTKQGLVVPDISYAHFVFLVESAGKVNENYYHNHKFYYQESDPDKKILLWDKNVVFFPRKINGNLVFLHRIRPGIQIVSVKNIKDLTPEYWENYFQNFQDHIVMDPVYQHECNYIGGGCPPIETKHGWLLIYHGVEETENGLVYSACAALLDLNDPSKELARLPNALFSPEYNWELNGYVNNVCFPTGTALFGDTLFIYYGAADSSIACASLNLTALVEELTAKYRNNEK; from the coding sequence ATGATTGAAGTAAAAAAAGAAGGAGTTATATTATCAAAGTCCGATTTGGAGTTTGAAAATGAAGGCATATTAAACCCTGCCATAATTCGTGTAGGCGACAGCGTTCATGTATTTTATCGGGCAGTTCAACTCTGGAATCAATCAACGATTGGTTATTGCCGGTTGGACGGACCATTTAATGTAGCTGAAAGAGGTGATAAGCCTCTTATAGTTCCCGAGTTTAGTTATGAATCACAAGGCGTTGAAGATCCCCGTATTGTTAAGATTGACGATACCTATTATATGTCTTATACGGGATATGATGGGACCAATGCCCGCGGTGCTTTAGCCACATCAAAAGATTTAGTACATTTCACGAAACAAGGACTCGTAGTTCCTGATATTTCATACGCACATTTTGTATTTCTTGTAGAATCAGCCGGTAAAGTAAATGAGAATTACTATCATAATCATAAATTCTATTATCAGGAATCTGATCCTGATAAAAAAATCCTGTTATGGGATAAAAATGTAGTTTTCTTTCCACGCAAAATTAATGGGAATTTAGTATTTCTGCATCGCATAAGACCTGGAATTCAGATTGTATCCGTTAAAAACATAAAAGATCTGACCCCAGAATACTGGGAAAACTATTTTCAAAACTTTCAGGATCATATTGTAATGGATCCTGTCTATCAGCACGAATGCAATTATATAGGAGGTGGATGCCCTCCCATTGAAACAAAACATGGATGGCTGCTAATATACCATGGCGTAGAAGAAACCGAAAACGGGCTAGTCTATTCCGCCTGTGCTGCTTTACTTGATTTGAATGATCCTTCCAAAGAACTGGCCCGACTACCCAATGCATTGTTTTCCCCGGAATACAATTGGGAACTAAATGGTTACGTTAATAACGTTTGTTTCCCAACCGGAACAGCCTTATTTGGCGATACCTTATTTATTTATTACGGTGCTGCCGATTCTTCTATAGCATGTGCATCGTTGAATCTAACAGCTTTAGTAGAAGAATTAACGGCTAAATACAGAAACAATGAAAAATAA
- a CDS encoding SusC/RagA family TonB-linked outer membrane protein, whose amino-acid sequence MAQYYKWWILSICLLSIYPDTSIAQKADIFPPDSLITIGYATGKLKNVSGSVEKVTENQMNREQITTPLDAIRGRVPGLTIQRSTNSPAALDAVRLRGTTSLTSGNDPLIIVDGVFGDLSMLASIYPTDIESFTILKDASETAQYGSRGASGVIEITTKKGISDKTRVSYNSSFGIASVYKNLKMLSADEFRKVASDRNISILDKGYSTDFQKETEQTGLQQNHNVAFYGGTQASSYRVSVGLMNRQGVILNEDMKILTSNMNMVQEVFDGFVKCDLGMFGSVQKNRNLFDYQKTFYSAATFNPTFPNHKNPETDSWDMITNASQITNPLAWMEVKDNDATSHISGHARLTFHLSESWKLAMFGAYTNNIVENSQYLPTSVWAHGQAYKGTRKKESLLGNMMLTYKKNWKKHFFDALVLAELQKETYTGFYTTVTNFSTDKFGYDNLQSGAIRLWEGTNSYYEEPRLVSFLGRFNYTFTDRYIFTINTRTDASSKFGKNHKWGFFPSFSAAWVMSEEKFMKHLSMVNNLKFRIGYGLAGNQSGIDSYTTLNLVKPNGVIPVGSSTVVSLGDIRNTNPNLKWEVKHTFNTGIDIALFDNRLLLSANYYTSKTKDMLYLYNVSVPPFTYNTLLANIGSMRNSGTEIAIGITPLKAKDMELNINANITFQQNKLLSLSGYYNGEAISASKYKSLASLNGAGFHGGYNNIVYQVVGQPLGVFYLPHSKGLVTGSNGGSVYDIADLNGGGVSLEDGEDRYVAGQAVPKALLGSNISLRYKRWDISIQINGAFGHKIYNGTSLTYMNMNILPDYNVMKEAPQRNIKDQTATDYWLERGDYINFDYLTVGWNVPVQKIKKYIQSLRLAFTVNNLATISGYSGLTPMINSSTVNNTLGLDDKRGYPLARTYTLGLSINF is encoded by the coding sequence ATGGCACAATACTACAAATGGTGGATTTTAAGTATCTGTTTGTTATCTATCTATCCAGATACATCAATAGCACAAAAGGCAGATATATTTCCGCCCGATTCATTAATTACGATAGGATATGCTACCGGAAAGCTAAAGAATGTTTCGGGATCTGTAGAGAAAGTTACGGAAAATCAGATGAACAGGGAACAAATAACTACCCCTCTGGATGCTATACGTGGACGGGTACCGGGATTAACTATTCAGCGTAGCACAAACAGTCCGGCAGCTCTGGATGCTGTACGGTTACGTGGCACAACCTCATTAACCAGTGGCAACGATCCGCTGATTATAGTTGATGGTGTTTTCGGTGATTTAAGTATGCTTGCCTCTATTTACCCCACTGACATAGAGAGTTTCACTATCTTGAAGGATGCATCTGAGACAGCACAGTACGGATCGCGCGGTGCTTCAGGCGTAATCGAAATAACAACAAAGAAGGGAATCAGTGACAAGACAAGAGTGAGCTATAATAGCAGTTTCGGTATTGCCTCAGTCTACAAGAATCTGAAAATGCTTTCTGCCGATGAATTTCGGAAAGTGGCGTCCGATCGAAACATTTCCATTCTGGATAAAGGGTACAGTACTGATTTTCAGAAAGAAACAGAACAAACCGGACTGCAGCAAAATCATAACGTTGCTTTCTATGGAGGAACTCAGGCTTCCAGTTATCGTGTTTCCGTGGGGCTTATGAACCGCCAGGGAGTAATTCTGAATGAAGATATGAAAATTTTAACTTCCAATATGAACATGGTGCAGGAAGTCTTCGACGGTTTTGTAAAATGCGATCTGGGTATGTTTGGCTCTGTTCAGAAGAATCGGAATTTGTTCGATTATCAAAAGACATTCTATTCGGCAGCCACTTTCAATCCTACTTTCCCCAATCATAAGAATCCGGAAACAGACTCCTGGGATATGATCACGAATGCCAGCCAGATTACTAACCCATTGGCCTGGATGGAGGTGAAAGACAATGATGCTACTTCGCATATCAGTGGTCATGCCCGACTAACATTCCACCTGTCCGAAAGCTGGAAACTAGCAATGTTTGGTGCGTATACCAATAATATTGTGGAGAACTCACAATATCTGCCCACCTCAGTCTGGGCACACGGACAAGCTTATAAAGGAACACGAAAAAAAGAGTCATTGCTTGGGAACATGATGCTAACCTACAAAAAGAACTGGAAAAAACATTTCTTTGATGCACTGGTACTGGCTGAATTGCAAAAAGAAACATACACCGGTTTCTACACCACAGTAACAAATTTCAGCACAGACAAATTTGGATACGACAACTTGCAGTCGGGAGCAATCCGTTTGTGGGAAGGGACGAATTCCTATTATGAAGAACCTCGCCTGGTCTCATTTCTGGGACGCTTTAATTATACATTTACCGACCGTTATATTTTCACAATCAATACCCGTACAGATGCCTCTTCCAAATTCGGAAAAAATCATAAATGGGGATTCTTTCCTTCTTTTTCGGCTGCCTGGGTAATGAGCGAAGAGAAGTTCATGAAGCACCTGTCGATGGTAAATAACCTGAAGTTTCGCATCGGATACGGATTGGCAGGAAATCAAAGCGGAATTGATTCATACACTACACTGAATCTGGTAAAACCAAACGGAGTTATTCCTGTGGGATCTTCTACAGTGGTATCGCTGGGTGATATACGGAATACGAATCCAAACTTGAAATGGGAAGTAAAGCATACTTTCAATACAGGAATTGACATAGCTTTGTTCGATAACCGCTTGTTACTTTCGGCTAATTATTATACATCGAAGACAAAAGATATGCTCTATCTGTATAATGTGAGTGTACCTCCTTTCACCTACAACACATTATTGGCAAATATCGGCTCTATGCGAAATAGTGGAACAGAAATTGCAATTGGAATAACGCCTCTGAAAGCCAAGGATATGGAACTGAATATCAACGCCAATATTACTTTTCAGCAAAACAAGCTGTTGTCATTGAGCGGTTATTACAATGGAGAAGCCATTTCGGCCTCTAAATACAAAAGTCTGGCAAGTCTGAACGGTGCCGGATTTCACGGAGGATATAACAACATTGTATATCAGGTAGTGGGGCAACCACTAGGTGTATTCTACCTGCCGCATTCCAAAGGGCTGGTCACTGGCTCCAACGGCGGATCAGTATATGATATTGCAGACCTGAACGGAGGAGGTGTCAGTCTGGAAGACGGAGAAGACCGTTATGTGGCAGGACAGGCTGTACCCAAAGCTTTGCTGGGGTCTAACATCAGTTTACGTTACAAACGTTGGGATATCTCAATACAGATCAACGGAGCTTTCGGGCATAAAATCTATAACGGTACTTCACTGACTTATATGAATATGAATATATTACCGGATTATAATGTGATGAAAGAGGCACCACAGCGTAACATCAAAGACCAGACAGCTACTGATTACTGGCTGGAGCGGGGTGACTATATTAATTTCGACTACTTAACAGTTGGGTGGAACGTACCTGTGCAAAAAATAAAGAAGTATATCCAGTCGCTCCGCCTGGCGTTTACCGTCAATAATCTGGCTACAATTAGCGGATATTCCGGACTTACGCCCATGATTAACAGTTCAACGGTGAATAATACGCTTGGTTTGGACGACAAACGTGGATACCCTTTGGCACGGACTTATACGCTAGGATTGAGTATTAATTTTTAA
- a CDS encoding 4Fe-4S binding protein yields MKKNRISSLSFLSRFFFLMLTPAFFQYFAIGFIWHSIYWGAVTMVMIIWVIFLLLTPILGRIGCGWFCFMGTAYDCVHHARKPKAEYRKTMTWFRVLMQIMFFTSAFAFFYLNIQRGTINGFHFNPFRLEPSFNRHYCLVWCVDIGMASLTALLTNKRWGCRNMCIFGFPASYLAKYSRLVPVVDTEKCVNCGLCETDCRTGVHLLQYVKDNKGLVADSECVMCGSCSVICKKDAIKYQFVWNRKEFLNNR; encoded by the coding sequence ATGAAAAAAAATCGAATTAGTTCTTTAAGTTTTCTCTCACGATTCTTCTTTCTGATGCTAACTCCCGCCTTCTTTCAGTACTTTGCCATTGGATTCATTTGGCATTCTATTTACTGGGGAGCTGTTACAATGGTTATGATTATATGGGTAATATTCCTGCTGTTGACACCTATATTAGGGCGCATTGGATGTGGATGGTTTTGTTTCATGGGAACAGCATATGACTGCGTCCATCATGCAAGAAAACCGAAAGCAGAATACCGTAAAACAATGACATGGTTTCGCGTACTTATGCAAATTATGTTCTTCACTTCTGCCTTTGCATTCTTTTACCTGAACATACAGCGCGGAACAATAAACGGATTCCATTTCAATCCCTTCAGATTAGAACCAAGCTTTAACAGGCATTACTGTTTGGTATGGTGCGTAGATATTGGCATGGCAAGTCTGACGGCACTTCTTACAAATAAGCGGTGGGGATGCCGTAACATGTGTATCTTCGGATTCCCGGCCTCATATCTCGCAAAATATTCAAGGCTTGTACCAGTAGTCGATACAGAGAAATGCGTAAACTGCGGGTTGTGTGAGACTGATTGCAGAACGGGCGTGCACCTGCTGCAGTATGTAAAGGACAACAAGGGTCTCGTGGCCGACTCTGAGTGTGTAATGTGCGGGAGCTGCTCTGTTATATGTAAGAAGGATGCGATAAAATATCAATTTGTATGGAACAGAAAAGAATTCCTGAACAATAGATAA
- a CDS encoding DUF2231 domain-containing protein produces MFDTSHLHPMLVHFPIALVMFGFIIELASLIIKKELCLPKLSLYLLVTGTLATVVTWLSGELFTSEMSGAAGSVKESHELFAFITMCLLIVTSVIRLMLASGKKENSTLKWISFILYGIAAITVNITGFFGGTLVYNYMMPL; encoded by the coding sequence ATGTTTGATACAAGTCATCTTCATCCTATGCTGGTTCATTTTCCAATAGCATTGGTCATGTTCGGATTCATTATTGAATTAGCTTCTTTAATTATTAAAAAGGAATTGTGCTTACCAAAGCTGAGTCTGTATTTGTTGGTCACTGGTACATTGGCTACTGTAGTTACATGGTTATCGGGAGAATTATTTACGTCTGAGATGTCGGGCGCAGCAGGTTCTGTTAAGGAGTCTCATGAATTATTTGCCTTCATTACAATGTGTTTGCTTATTGTAACTTCAGTAATACGATTAATGCTTGCTTCAGGTAAAAAAGAGAACAGCACACTTAAATGGATTTCTTTTATTTTGTATGGCATTGCTGCCATTACTGTTAATATTACTGGTTTTTTTGGTGGTACATTAGTTTATAATTATATGATGCCTCTTTAA